ACGGGATGGCCGGCGGTGCGCAGCACGCCGTCGGCGTCGACGGAGAGCCGGCCGTCGCGGGTGTAGGCGACGGCGCCGGAGGGAAGCGTCACGCCGAAGAAGGCGCCATCGTCGGGCACGAGATCGAGGGGGCGGCCGGTGGGCTCGATCGAGCCCGGGCGGAGATCGACGCCGGTGGCCACGGCGCCCGCGTAGACCTTGCCGCCGTCGCCGCCTTCGGGGAGGAACGACTCGAACGCGGGACGCGAGGCCTTGAACCCCACCGATCGCGCGTTGGCGAGGTTGTCTGCCACCGACTCGAGCTGCTTCGAGCGCGCGACCGCGGCGCTCATGCCGACGTAGATTCCGTCACTCATCCGTCGCGGGCCTCCTTGGGGAGAGGGTTGAGAGCAAGCGCCTTGCCAGCGCCGCCGACATCGAATTGACGCGTACGCCTTTTGCATTCGAGGCGAGCGATGGCCCCGAAGACCCGGCTCGACGCGGTGGTGCGGATCCGTGAGCACCAGGAGCAGGAGGCGCGCCTCGCGCTGGCCTCCGCCGCGGCGTCCACCCGGCAGGCCCGGGAGCGGGTGCGCGCGCTGCGCGAGGCGTCGCTGCGGGAGGCGGGGCCGCGCTCGGCCCTGGAGTGGGAGATCGCCCAGGCCGCGTCGTTCCGGATGCTCGACGCGATTCGGCTGGCGGAGTCGGTGGTCCTCGACGCCGAGGCCAGGGAGCGCGCAGCGAAGGCCGGCTTCGAGGCGGCCCATCGGGCGGCCGAGTCGGTTCGCCGCGCGGCGGAGTCGAGGCGGGAGGCGATCGTCCGTGAGCAGGAGAAGGCCGAGCGCAAGGAGCTCGACGCCTTCGGCCAGCTCGCCCATGTGCGCCGCAGCTCCTGAGCGGCTTCAGCTCTCGGAGGCCAGATCCGCGCGCAGGCGCTTGATCGCGTCCGAGTGGAGCTGGCTTACGCGGGCTTCGCTGACCTCGAGGATCCCGGCGACCTCCTTGTTCGTGAGCGACTCCGCGTAGAGGAGGCTCATCACGAGCTGCAGCCTCTCGGGGAGGCGGGCGATCGCTGCAGCCAGGCGCTCGCTCCGCTCCGCTGCGACGATGCGCTCGTCCGCGGGAACCTCCTCCGCCCGGAGCGGCGCGTCCTCCATGAGCGGGAGGGGAGGGAGCGTGAGCGCCTCCATCTCCGCGAGGGCATCCGCCTCGATCCCGAGCGCGGCGGCGAGCTCGTCGAGCGTGGGCTCCCGCCCCAGCGTCGCTTCGAGCCGGGTCCGCGCCGCGTGGACGCGATCGAGATCGTCGCGCAGGCGGCGGGGCAGGTGATCGTGCCGGCGCAGCTCGTCGATCATCGCCCCGCGGATGCGGTGCTCCGCGTAGCTCTCGAAGCGGATGTCCCGCCCCGCGTCGAAGCGCCGGGCTGCGTCGAGGAGGCCGACGGCGCCGGCGGACCAGAGGTCGTCGAAGAGTGTCGCGTCGCCGGTGCGAGCCGCCAGCCGCCGAGCGTGCCGATCGATCGAGGCGCCGTAGCGCGTGATCAGGGCCCGGGCGTCTCCTCCCTCGGTGGCGTAGAGTGCATGGACGCGACGCACGCTCGGGTCCTCTTTATTCGCTCGCGAGCGAAGAACGCGCCGGCGTGGAGGACTCCCGGAGGAGGCGCTGCCAGAGGATCTTGAGCCCTCCCTCGAGCCTGGAAGCGGCGGGCTCGCCCAGAAGCTTGTCGGCGATCTGCTCGAGGCTCCGGCTCGAAGGCGACAGCGGGAAGCACTTCACCAGCGGCCTCTGCATCATCACCGCGCGGTGGATGTTCTCGTCGCGGGGCAGGTAGCCGAGGTATCGCAGCCTGGCGTGGAGGAAGCGCTCGGTGAGCCGCGGCAGCCTGCCGAAGACCTCGCGCGCCTGGGCCTCGCTCGCCGCCGGGTTGACCAACACGTGGAAGACGCCGGTCATCCCCTGCTGCGAGAGCACCTTCACCGCGGCGTAGGCGTCGGTGAGCGAGGTGGGCTCCGGGCTCACGACGAGGATCGTCTCCTGACAGGCGCCGACGAAGAAGGTCATGTTGTCGCCGATGCCCGCGGCGGAGTCCGCGATCACCAGGTCGAAGTCGTCGTCGAGGGTGTCGAGCTCGCCGATGATCCGCATCTTCTGCGCGGATCCGAGCCGCGCGAGCTGAAGGACACCGGTGCCCGCCGAGAGGATCTTGATCCCGTGGGGGCCCTCGGTGAGCGCCTCGCGGATGGACACGGAGCCGTCGAGGACGTGCCCGAGGTGGAAGCGGGGCGCGACGCCCAGGAGGATCTCGGCGTTGGCGAGGCCGAGGTCTCCGTCGAGGAGGAGCACGCGCCTTCCCTGCCGGGCGGCGATCACGGCGAGGTTGGCGGCGACGGTGCTCTTGCCCACGCCCCCCTTGCCGGACGTCACGGCGATGACGCGCAGGGGGGTCGTCTTTTCTGTGCGTTTGTTATTCACGAGAAGTCGAAGGCTCTCGGCCTGGTCCGTGACTTTCACCCGTTCACCCGCTCTCGCTCCGCCCCACGCCCCAAAGGAAGATCCCGGCAGGAGGCCAGCGCGCGCTCGGTCAGCTCCTCGGCGGTCGCCTCGTGGAGATCGTCGGGGACCTTCTGGCCGTCCGCGATGCAGGTGATCCGGCTGGAGAGGCGGACTGCCGCGGAGAGCACGCCGCCAGGGGCCACCGCCTCGTCGAGCTTGGAGAAGATCAGGCCATCGGGGCGCAGGCCGCGATAGCGATCGGCCAGCGCGGCGAGCTCCCGCCAGCCGGTGGCGGCGCTGCACACCAGGTGGAGCTGCACGCCTGGAACCGAGCGGAGGAGCTCCGCCTGCTGGGCCACCGCCTCGTGGGTCGAGCGGCCGGCGGTGTCGATGAGCACCAGCTCCGCGTCCTGGCTCCGGGCCAACGCCTTGGCGAGCTCGTCCCGGCTCCTCGCCACGTAGGACGGGACGCCCATGATCTCGCCGTACCTTGCGAGCTGCTCGCTGGCGCCGACGCGGTAGGTGTCGACGGTGATCAGGGAGACCCGCATGCGGGAGTCGAGGAGGGCGCGGGCGGCGATCTTCGCGATCGTGGTGGTCTTGCCGACGCCGGTGGGACCCACCAGCGCGATCGCTCGCTTGGGGCCGGGATGCCAGGGCGCCTGTCCCGTCGCGAGGCGCTCGCGCACCAGTCTGCGGGCCTCGTCGAAGAGGGCGCTCCCCGACTCCGTGGCGCCGTCCTTCCGGGCCGCCTTGCGGACGAGCTCGTCCGCGAGCGCGTCCTCGACGCCTCCGGCGATCAGCTTGCCGAAGACCGCCGCGGTGGCCGGGCGCAGGCGCGTTCCAGGCTCGGTGCGCGTGCGCTGCGCCATCGACCTCATCTCGCGCCTCGTCTCCTCGACGCTCCGTCGGAGAGCCAGGATCTCGCCGGCGAGCGCCTCGTCGAAGGGGCGCTCCGGGGCGCGCTGGTGGAGCGGCTCGGGCGGCTGCGAAGGGACGGGACGGAGCGCCTGCACGTTCGACGACGCCGGCGCCGAGAGCGCTGCATAGGCGGCGTGTCCTGTCGGCGGCGCAGGGGGGAGCTCCGCGAGAGGTCGTGCCGGCGAGCGGGGCGCATGCGCCATGGCCAGGACCTCGACCCCGTTCTTTCGGAGCAGGCCACCTGGGATCTCGCGGGCGGAGAGCACCACGGCCTCCCCACCCAGCGCAGCGCGTACTGCCGCGAAGGCTTCCTTCGCGTCGGCACCCCGGAAGCTGCGGATGGTCTCCCTCATCTCGGAACCTCGATCGTCTGGCGCGTCACGCCGCCGTCTTCATCGTCACTTGCAAGAGTCCCGCCGGCTCCACCGAGGTGCCCGGCACCAATTCCCTGGCGCTGATCACCTGCAGCTCCGGCACGAAGCGGGAGGCGAAGTCGAAGAGGGGCCGGCGCAGGTCGGGGGGCGCCAGGAGCACGGGTACGTTGCCGGCGGCCGAGAGCGCGGCGGAGAGGGTCTCGAGCTGCGCGATGAGCTGCCGCGCCGTCTCGAGGTCGGGGGCGAGGGCGGCCTCGCCGTCGGAGACGCCGAGGGAGCCGCGCAGCAGCTCCTCCGTGGCGCGGTCGAGGGTGATCGCCCTCACCGGGCCGGCGCCGTCGCGGACCCTGCCGGTAATCTGGCGCGAGAGGCGGCGGCGCGCCTGCTCCACCAGGAAGGCGGTGTCCTTGCTGCGGGGCGCCGCGTCCGCCACCGCCTCGAGGATCGTGCGCAGATCCCGCACCGAGAGCTGCTCTCGGAGCAGCCCGCGCAGCACCCGGACCAGCTCACCCAGGGTGATGGTCGCCGGCACGACGTCCTCGACCAGCTTGGGCGCCTCCCGCGCGCAGACGGAGAGGAGCTCCTGGGTCTCCTGCCGTCCGACCAGCTCGTGGGCGTGCCGCCGCAGGAGCTCCGAGAGGTGGGTGGCGACGACGGAGGCCGCGTCCACCAGGGTGAGGCCGAGGGCCTCCGCCTTGGGGCGGTCGCGGGTCTGGATCCACACCGCGGGCAGGCCGAAGGCGGGCTCCTTTCCGGCGATGCCGTCGACGGAGGGCGCGCGGCCGGTGGGGTCGAGGGCCATCAGCCGATCGGCGTGGGCCGCGCCCCTCGC
The Vulgatibacter incomptus DNA segment above includes these coding regions:
- a CDS encoding flagellar hook basal-body protein; translation: MSDGIYVGMSAAVARSKQLESVADNLANARSVGFKASRPAFESFLPEGGDGGKVYAGAVATGVDLRPGSIEPTGRPLDLVPDDGAFFGVTLPSGAVAYTRDGRLSVDADGVLRTAGHPVLSRSGEPILVPVDDVTPVVDANGAVRVGELEVGRLALFRLEGAVERHGGSLLTPTESAAIPVSGHVRTGELELGNAGPLEAAVQLIAAQRSFDQSMQAIQTYRKLDERLGELGKVR
- a CDS encoding sigma-70 family RNA polymerase sigma factor, coding for MRRVHALYATEGGDARALITRYGASIDRHARRLAARTGDATLFDDLWSAGAVGLLDAARRFDAGRDIRFESYAEHRIRGAMIDELRRHDHLPRRLRDDLDRVHAARTRLEATLGREPTLDELAAALGIEADALAEMEALTLPPLPLMEDAPLRAEEVPADERIVAAERSERLAAAIARLPERLQLVMSLLYAESLTNKEVAGILEVSEARVSQLHSDAIKRLRADLASES
- a CDS encoding MinD/ParA family protein: MNNKRTEKTTPLRVIAVTSGKGGVGKSTVAANLAVIAARQGRRVLLLDGDLGLANAEILLGVAPRFHLGHVLDGSVSIREALTEGPHGIKILSAGTGVLQLARLGSAQKMRIIGELDTLDDDFDLVIADSAAGIGDNMTFFVGACQETILVVSPEPTSLTDAYAAVKVLSQQGMTGVFHVLVNPAASEAQAREVFGRLPRLTERFLHARLRYLGYLPRDENIHRAVMMQRPLVKCFPLSPSSRSLEQIADKLLGEPAASRLEGGLKILWQRLLRESSTPARSSLASE
- the flhF gene encoding flagellar biosynthesis protein FlhF; this translates as MRETIRSFRGADAKEAFAAVRAALGGEAVVLSAREIPGGLLRKNGVEVLAMAHAPRSPARPLAELPPAPPTGHAAYAALSAPASSNVQALRPVPSQPPEPLHQRAPERPFDEALAGEILALRRSVEETRREMRSMAQRTRTEPGTRLRPATAAVFGKLIAGGVEDALADELVRKAARKDGATESGSALFDEARRLVRERLATGQAPWHPGPKRAIALVGPTGVGKTTTIAKIAARALLDSRMRVSLITVDTYRVGASEQLARYGEIMGVPSYVARSRDELAKALARSQDAELVLIDTAGRSTHEAVAQQAELLRSVPGVQLHLVCSAATGWRELAALADRYRGLRPDGLIFSKLDEAVAPGGVLSAAVRLSSRITCIADGQKVPDDLHEATAEELTERALASCRDLPLGRGAERERVNG